A genomic segment from Flavobacterium litorale encodes:
- a CDS encoding ABC transporter ATP-binding protein: MNEFERQYLEVQDLLKFEDYSLVLKRIIDFTLDTQSIVFYRKTNALLNWIDANPESVELKSKLSELLNELHKALSVKPISTNGKILECRAVAKAYHGGSFTLGPVTLHLNGGDIVGLVGENGNGKTTLLRLLSGELHTTSGGVHYHFPYNDLYDLRTQLVYIPQRTDTWRGAMFENLVFTASSYGYKPHEIQLITELIVARLGLRKFRNHSWKSLSSGYKMRFELARMLLRKPKVLLIDEPLANLDILAQQTILEDFRAIAKSPFRPVGIILSSQQLYEVEKTSDQVIFLKNGQQKNLHKKLNTATEAEVTPLVIEFESKWRQGGLSEVLSVINLQSIQFNGGTFIATFSEETTVHDFMQTLIKHKIDIAYFRDISNSTRRFFVS; this comes from the coding sequence ATGAACGAATTTGAGAGACAGTATTTAGAGGTTCAGGATTTACTAAAATTTGAAGATTATAGCCTTGTTTTAAAACGTATTATTGATTTTACTTTAGATACTCAGTCGATAGTATTTTATCGTAAGACCAATGCTTTACTCAACTGGATAGATGCCAACCCTGAGTCAGTAGAATTAAAAAGTAAATTATCCGAGCTGCTCAACGAATTGCACAAAGCGCTTTCCGTTAAACCTATAAGCACTAATGGTAAAATATTGGAGTGCCGTGCTGTTGCAAAAGCTTACCATGGCGGTTCGTTTACGTTGGGTCCAGTAACATTGCACCTCAATGGGGGCGATATTGTAGGGTTAGTAGGCGAGAACGGTAATGGTAAAACTACTTTGTTACGTTTATTAAGTGGTGAACTTCATACTACTTCGGGAGGCGTACATTACCACTTCCCGTACAACGATTTGTACGATTTACGCACCCAATTAGTGTACATACCCCAACGTACTGATACGTGGCGTGGCGCAATGTTTGAGAATTTGGTATTCACGGCATCATCCTACGGCTATAAACCCCACGAGATACAGCTTATTACCGAGTTAATAGTAGCTCGCTTAGGCTTAAGAAAATTCAGAAACCACAGTTGGAAAAGCCTTTCGTCGGGTTATAAAATGCGATTTGAGTTAGCACGTATGCTATTACGAAAGCCCAAGGTGTTATTAATAGATGAGCCGCTGGCTAACTTGGATATATTGGCACAACAGACCATACTGGAGGATTTTAGAGCCATAGCTAAGTCGCCTTTTCGTCCTGTAGGCATTATTTTAAGTTCGCAACAACTATATGAAGTAGAAAAAACGTCCGATCAGGTAATATTTCTTAAAAATGGACAGCAAAAAAATCTTCATAAAAAATTAAATACAGCAACAGAAGCTGAGGTGACACCATTAGTAATTGAGTTTGAAAGTAAATGGAGGCAAGGTGGGCTTAGCGAAGTATTATCGGTAATTAATTTACAATCCATACAATTTAACGGAGGTACTTTTATTGCTACTTTTTCGGAAGAAACTACAGTACACGATTTTATGCAAACTCTCATCAAACATAAAATTGATATTGCTTATTTCAGAGATATATCCAACTCTACACGCCGCTTTTTTGTATCATAA
- a CDS encoding aldose 1-epimerase family protein codes for MTYSIKSNCLTATFNTKGAELTSLKNNNNKEYIWEANPQYWGKHSPVLFPIVGVLKNNSYTYNGKTYTLSRHGFARDKVFSVKEQHDDTITFVLAADEATKENYPFNFELQIKYTLAATTLCIDYIVSNKGATTMPFSIGGHPAFALPNNFKDYSLQFEKQEDLVSTQLQNELLSGIKTPISLKDSILPLNYNLFKNDALIFKQLQSETITILEENKPFLKVAFSDFPHLGIWTKPNYPFLCIEPWQGYADSVNSNGKFIEKEGSIVLAEKATIQKGFSIEILN; via the coding sequence ATGACGTATTCCATAAAAAGCAATTGCCTTACTGCTACATTTAATACAAAAGGTGCCGAGCTAACCTCACTTAAAAATAACAATAATAAAGAGTACATTTGGGAAGCCAATCCGCAGTATTGGGGTAAGCACTCACCTGTACTCTTTCCTATTGTAGGTGTACTTAAAAATAATAGTTATACCTATAATGGTAAAACATATACTTTATCACGGCACGGTTTTGCGCGCGATAAAGTATTTTCTGTTAAAGAACAGCATGATGATACTATAACCTTTGTACTTGCTGCTGACGAAGCTACTAAAGAAAATTACCCGTTTAATTTTGAGTTACAAATAAAGTACACCCTAGCAGCTACTACGCTTTGTATCGATTATATTGTTTCCAATAAAGGTGCTACAACAATGCCATTTTCTATAGGTGGGCATCCTGCTTTTGCACTACCCAATAATTTTAAGGATTATAGTTTACAGTTTGAAAAACAGGAAGATTTGGTTAGTACACAGCTCCAAAATGAGTTATTATCGGGTATTAAAACACCCATTAGTTTGAAAGATAGTATCTTGCCTTTAAATTATAATCTTTTTAAAAACGATGCGTTAATATTTAAGCAGTTACAATCTGAAACAATTACTATTTTAGAAGAAAACAAACCTTTTTTAAAAGTAGCATTTTCAGATTTTCCTCATTTGGGCATTTGGACAAAACCGAACTATCCGTTTTTATGTATAGAGCCGTGGCAAGGTTATGCCGACAGTGTTAACAGTAATGGTAAATTTATAGAAAAAGAGGGTAGTATAGTGTTAGCAGAAAAAGCCACAATACAAAAAGGTTTTAGTATTGAAATTTTGAACTAA
- a CDS encoding SRPBCC domain-containing protein, whose product MSQSLIVENSIRIDAPVIRVWEVLTKSHYVRQWKNLPEDFGDFEVLPATVINLPGSSTMTIVEFEPNKKLYYHVVLPEWVDQQTNIGYTYNLSTDENGHTWLGIQVGDFALITEGNKYYDESVMFGKTASQKIKELAEMHDNTVH is encoded by the coding sequence ATGTCACAGTCACTTATCGTAGAAAATTCCATAAGAATCGATGCACCTGTAATTAGAGTTTGGGAAGTACTCACAAAATCACATTATGTTCGCCAATGGAAAAATTTGCCAGAAGATTTTGGTGATTTTGAAGTACTACCTGCCACCGTTATAAACCTTCCAGGTTCGTCTACCATGACTATTGTAGAGTTTGAACCCAATAAAAAACTATATTACCATGTAGTATTACCCGAATGGGTAGACCAACAAACCAATATTGGATATACATACAATTTATCTACAGATGAAAATGGGCACACGTGGTTGGGTATACAGGTAGGTGACTTTGCTTTAATTACCGAAGGCAATAAATATTATGATGAAAGTGTTATGTTTGGTAAAACAGCGTCGCAAAAAATTAAAGAGCTTGCGGAAATGCACGACAATACAGTACATTAA
- the clpB gene encoding ATP-dependent chaperone ClpB translates to MNFSNFTIKSQEAIQRAQQIAQGYGHQQIENEHIVKALLEVDENVTPFILKKLNVNVNLFQQVLDSTLQSFAKVEGAEMGLSRDAGNALNEASNIARKMGDEFVTTEHLLLAIFNSKSKLAQILKDQGVNEKELKAAIEELRKGEKVTSASAEETYNSLNKYAKNLNQLANDGKLDPVIGRDEEIRRVLQILSRRTKNNPMLVGEPGVGKTAIAEGLAHRIIQGDVPENLKDKIVYSLDMGALIAGAKYKGEFEERLKSVVKEVTSADGDIVLFIDEIHTLVGAGGGDGAMDAANILKPALARGELRAIGATTLDEYQKYFEKDKALERRFQKVMVDEPDTESAVSILRGIKEKYETHHQVRIKDDAIIASVALSQRYITTRFLPDKAIDLMDEAASKIRMEINSKPEELDVLDRKIMQLEIEIEAIKREKDEVKLKSLGLELANLKEERNEIYARWKSEKDIVDNIQALKTDIEQYKAEAEKAEREGNYGKVAELRYGKIKEAQEKLDAMQQQLQENQTGQSLIKEEVTAEDIAEVVAKWTGIPVTKMLQSEREKLLQLEDELHKRVVGQEEAIEAVSDAVRRSRAGLQDQNKPIGSFLFLGTTGVGKTELAKALASYLFDDENAMTRIDMSEYQERHSVSRLVGAPPGYVGYDEGGQLTEAVRRKPYSVVLLDEIEKAHPDTFNILLQVLDEGRLTDNKGRLADFKNTIIIMTSNMGSSIIQEKFENSNGNTESAIEAAKVEVLGLLKQTVRPEFINRIDDIVMFTPLSADNIKEIVGLQLKGVTKLLAQQNITLDATPEAITYLAEKGYDPDFGARPVKRVIQKQVMNELSKQILSGKITTDSIILLDSFDGQLVFRNQENITNQNS, encoded by the coding sequence ATGAATTTTTCTAATTTTACTATAAAATCACAAGAAGCCATACAACGCGCACAACAAATAGCGCAAGGTTATGGGCATCAGCAAATAGAAAACGAGCATATTGTAAAAGCACTACTGGAAGTAGATGAAAACGTTACGCCGTTTATATTAAAAAAACTCAACGTAAACGTAAATCTCTTTCAGCAAGTTTTAGATAGCACCCTACAAAGTTTTGCAAAAGTAGAAGGCGCAGAAATGGGACTATCGCGTGATGCTGGCAATGCACTTAACGAGGCATCCAACATTGCCCGCAAAATGGGCGATGAGTTTGTAACTACCGAGCATTTGCTGTTAGCTATTTTTAATAGTAAAAGTAAATTAGCACAAATACTAAAAGACCAAGGCGTAAATGAAAAAGAGTTAAAAGCAGCTATTGAAGAATTGCGTAAGGGCGAAAAAGTAACATCGGCTAGTGCTGAGGAAACGTATAATTCCTTAAACAAATATGCCAAAAACCTCAATCAGTTAGCAAACGACGGAAAGTTAGACCCTGTTATTGGGCGTGACGAAGAAATTCGTAGAGTATTGCAAATTCTTTCTCGCCGAACTAAAAACAACCCCATGTTAGTAGGGGAACCCGGTGTAGGTAAAACCGCCATAGCTGAGGGATTAGCCCACCGTATTATTCAGGGAGATGTGCCCGAAAATCTTAAAGATAAGATAGTTTATTCCTTAGATATGGGGGCGCTTATAGCAGGTGCAAAATATAAAGGAGAGTTTGAGGAGCGACTAAAATCGGTAGTAAAAGAAGTAACTTCTGCCGATGGCGATATTGTACTGTTTATAGACGAGATACACACACTTGTAGGTGCAGGTGGTGGCGATGGTGCCATGGATGCCGCCAACATACTAAAACCAGCATTGGCGCGCGGCGAACTCCGCGCAATAGGGGCAACAACCTTAGATGAGTACCAGAAATATTTTGAGAAAGACAAAGCTCTTGAAAGACGTTTCCAAAAAGTAATGGTAGATGAGCCTGATACCGAAAGTGCCGTATCGATACTTAGAGGTATAAAAGAAAAATACGAAACACACCACCAAGTGCGTATTAAGGACGATGCCATTATAGCTTCGGTAGCCCTATCGCAACGCTACATTACCACACGTTTTTTACCTGACAAGGCTATTGATTTAATGGATGAGGCAGCTTCTAAAATCAGAATGGAAATTAACTCCAAACCAGAAGAGTTGGATGTACTCGACAGAAAGATAATGCAGCTTGAAATTGAAATAGAAGCTATTAAGCGTGAAAAAGATGAGGTAAAACTCAAATCGTTAGGATTAGAGCTAGCCAATTTAAAAGAAGAACGCAACGAGATATATGCCCGATGGAAAAGCGAAAAAGACATTGTTGATAATATACAGGCTTTAAAAACCGATATTGAACAGTATAAAGCAGAAGCTGAAAAAGCAGAGCGCGAAGGCAATTATGGAAAAGTAGCCGAACTGCGTTATGGTAAGATAAAAGAAGCGCAAGAAAAGCTGGATGCCATGCAACAGCAATTGCAGGAAAACCAAACAGGGCAAAGCCTTATAAAAGAGGAGGTAACTGCCGAAGATATTGCTGAGGTTGTAGCCAAATGGACGGGAATACCCGTAACTAAAATGCTGCAAAGCGAACGCGAAAAACTGTTACAGTTAGAAGATGAATTGCACAAGCGTGTAGTAGGGCAAGAGGAGGCCATAGAAGCCGTGAGTGATGCCGTAAGGCGAAGCCGTGCGGGTTTGCAAGACCAAAATAAGCCTATAGGTTCATTCCTGTTCTTGGGTACTACAGGCGTAGGTAAAACAGAACTTGCTAAAGCATTGGCATCCTACCTGTTTGATGATGAAAATGCCATGACACGTATTGATATGAGTGAGTACCAAGAACGCCATAGCGTTAGCCGATTGGTTGGTGCGCCTCCTGGATATGTAGGGTATGATGAAGGTGGGCAGCTTACCGAAGCCGTAAGGCGTAAACCTTATTCGGTAGTACTATTAGATGAAATTGAGAAGGCACATCCCGATACTTTTAATATACTATTACAAGTACTGGACGAAGGTAGGTTAACAGATAACAAAGGGCGATTGGCTGATTTTAAGAATACGATTATAATAATGACATCCAATATGGGAAGCAGTATTATACAGGAAAAGTTTGAAAATAGTAATGGTAATACAGAATCAGCTATTGAGGCTGCAAAAGTAGAAGTACTCGGATTGCTAAAACAAACAGTGCGCCCTGAATTTATTAATCGTATTGATGATATTGTAATGTTTACACCACTTAGTGCCGATAATATTAAAGAAATAGTCGGCTTACAGTTAAAAGGTGTTACCAAGTTGCTAGCACAGCAAAACATTACGCTAGATGCTACACCCGAAGCCATAACCTACCTTGCTGAAAAAGGTTATGACCCCGATTTTGGTGCACGCCCCGTAAAGCGTGTTATACAGAAACAAGTAATGAACGAATTATCCAAACAAATTCTTTCAGGTAAAATAACTACCGATAGTATTATACTTTTAGATAGTTTTGATGGGCAATTGGTTTTTAGAAATCAGGAAAACATAACTAACCAGAATAGCTAA
- the ytxJ gene encoding bacillithiol system redox-active protein YtxJ codes for MSFFSNIFGNNDSDKTSSSRIKWYELTNVQQLDTIVAESETMPVLVFKHSTRCSISRMALKGFEREYAINEDDAKAYFLDLLAHRDVSNAIAQRFGIMHQSPQILLIKNGKVVLHRSHSDINAAVVKEKTI; via the coding sequence ATGAGTTTTTTCAGTAATATATTCGGTAATAATGACAGTGATAAGACTTCTTCTTCACGCATAAAATGGTACGAATTAACCAACGTACAACAGCTTGATACTATTGTAGCGGAATCTGAAACAATGCCCGTATTGGTATTTAAACATAGTACTAGGTGCAGTATAAGCCGTATGGCGTTAAAGGGTTTTGAGCGTGAATACGCCATTAATGAAGATGATGCAAAAGCTTATTTTTTGGATTTGCTGGCACACCGAGATGTTAGTAATGCTATAGCCCAAAGGTTTGGTATTATGCACCAGTCGCCACAAATTTTATTGATAAAAAACGGAAAGGTAGTATTGCACCGTTCGCATAGTGATATTAATGCTGCTGTGGTAAAAGAAAAAACCATCTAA
- a CDS encoding transglutaminase domain-containing protein, translating to MKKIVLLLFLISGIVNAQDTNKVWDLLLKNDRQGARQAFDTTFKKQKDDSIELLVLDALIDKEMGTIYFDETFLKKMTKIEESENYLYPLWYEEYALGSPNSDGFTSLSYKKLDFVAGVDKYKSYPIVIYNKAIYDRRRLDFDAYKESINKLDAITKWQFCGVFENMNGSGLDIDYEPEHYAKNDKMFNANSNGIVNWYVPAIPQNEGYHFYYNEAEYGNGIIYAQSFIESDKTREVVLNLGTSGPIKVFVNDIEIYTNDKAVTTDLNAFHVKFNLLKGTNRLLIKSATDGNNDYFYAAIKDVNQNTIPALKYYDTYKPYNKATLEALNANEINPFFEDYLVTKLAKQPDSVFYTLLLYNAYIYNHKYEKAYKVIQKLTEKYPNSSLLKVELVSYYTLVDDSQKVEELNETLLLKDEDYYYSIATKIQDGNWTRKANISELEKYRDKAKKLNSEIFGQLYDFMITTRNADIDNAIKQAEEILDGSYDNENLVYNFASLYSSLKKDKEKTISIYEDIVSKREDITAQNALINYYQSVGRKEDVKAMVKSRIKHYSYLNSFYEEMIALANQENDYEFAIKNAEIGLANFPYSFDLMEKMGMAYNALKDTKKAEEYFKKSLTHYSSNSTLRKRLYDITKVPDEIDQVVTKNIYDLIKERRGSEMNSNYGVSILLDQYIVNVLPEGSRETKSVLVYQVTAENGIEELKEFNLARGNSLNIIKAEIVKPDGNIVPGEKNYNTIVFTNLAVNDVVYIEYENAVNGYGRFYKDFTETYTFNGAYPVHQALFSIIYPENVTFAYDVMNGEVPNTTQKINGRNCITWEKKNIPTMPLYESFSPEYNDIAMQIRISSIKSWSDISNWYADLVKKNLDMDRIALETYDEIFPKGVTNLTEEEIAYKIYEYIENNITYSSLDFRQSGYVPQKPSKTISTKLGDCKDVSTLFVAMAQKAGLKANLVLVLTSDNGTEGLKLPAINFNHCIVKVNFEDKDYFIELTDKYLPFKTMPMSLYNAKALVVSFDKKENEKSKVINVPANNKRQNIKTTTTTIKVADDVKYYTSRHQVKGLANSYYNELFSEATTADVRNKEFEESINSKLNKVVLLQDAKLIGKNDKFKDEMNFEIQFSVTEKLQSVGSLKIMEIPYLDKVYTRDVIAKEKRNFDILYTRYEDANEYDTEVILTIEEGKKFTEIPENKTLSFKKHQYSIKYELVNPTTLKVTRKVQLPWDTITTEEYAEYKKYVEEAIAAEESIVGFK from the coding sequence ATGAAAAAAATTGTACTGTTACTGTTCCTTATATCAGGTATAGTAAATGCTCAGGATACCAATAAGGTATGGGACTTATTACTTAAAAATGATAGACAAGGGGCAAGACAAGCTTTTGATACAACCTTTAAGAAGCAGAAAGACGATAGTATAGAGCTATTGGTATTGGATGCATTAATAGATAAAGAAATGGGTACCATTTATTTTGATGAAACATTTTTGAAAAAAATGACCAAGATTGAGGAGAGTGAAAATTACCTTTACCCTTTATGGTATGAAGAATATGCTTTGGGAAGCCCTAATAGTGATGGTTTTACGAGTTTATCGTACAAAAAACTTGACTTTGTTGCAGGAGTAGATAAATACAAGTCGTATCCTATAGTAATTTACAATAAAGCGATTTATGATAGAAGACGTCTTGATTTCGATGCATATAAAGAAAGTATTAATAAACTGGACGCGATAACAAAATGGCAATTTTGTGGTGTGTTTGAGAATATGAATGGTAGTGGTCTTGATATTGATTACGAACCAGAGCACTATGCAAAAAATGATAAAATGTTTAACGCTAATAGCAATGGTATTGTAAATTGGTATGTGCCTGCTATTCCGCAAAACGAAGGATATCATTTTTATTACAATGAAGCTGAGTATGGTAATGGGATTATTTACGCACAGTCGTTTATAGAGTCCGATAAAACAAGAGAAGTTGTACTGAATTTAGGAACTAGCGGTCCCATTAAAGTTTTTGTTAATGATATAGAAATTTATACTAACGATAAAGCTGTTACTACAGATTTAAATGCTTTTCATGTAAAGTTTAATTTATTAAAAGGAACAAATAGGCTACTCATAAAATCGGCTACCGATGGTAACAACGATTATTTTTATGCTGCCATAAAAGATGTTAACCAAAACACTATTCCAGCCTTAAAGTATTACGATACGTATAAGCCATATAATAAAGCAACTCTGGAAGCACTTAATGCAAATGAAATTAATCCTTTTTTTGAAGATTATCTTGTTACTAAATTGGCTAAACAACCCGATAGTGTTTTTTACACCTTATTGTTATATAATGCCTATATATACAATCATAAATATGAAAAAGCATACAAGGTTATACAAAAACTTACTGAAAAATACCCTAATAGTTCGCTATTAAAAGTCGAGTTAGTAAGCTACTATACATTAGTAGATGATAGTCAGAAGGTAGAGGAATTAAACGAAACACTTTTATTAAAAGATGAAGATTACTATTATAGTATTGCCACTAAAATTCAGGACGGTAATTGGACTAGAAAAGCTAATATTTCTGAACTTGAAAAATATAGAGATAAAGCTAAAAAACTAAACTCTGAAATATTTGGACAACTATACGACTTTATGATAACAACACGTAATGCCGATATAGATAATGCCATAAAACAGGCAGAGGAAATACTAGATGGTTCCTATGATAATGAAAATTTAGTTTACAATTTTGCTAGCTTATATTCTTCACTTAAAAAAGACAAAGAAAAAACAATTAGTATTTATGAAGATATAGTAAGTAAAAGAGAAGATATTACTGCACAAAATGCACTTATTAACTACTATCAATCTGTAGGACGAAAAGAAGATGTTAAGGCAATGGTTAAAAGTCGTATTAAGCACTATTCATATTTAAATAGTTTTTATGAAGAAATGATAGCCCTCGCAAATCAAGAAAACGATTATGAATTTGCTATAAAAAATGCTGAGATTGGACTTGCCAATTTTCCGTACTCATTTGATTTGATGGAGAAAATGGGTATGGCATACAATGCCTTAAAAGATACCAAAAAAGCAGAAGAGTACTTTAAAAAATCGTTAACCCATTATTCGTCCAATTCCACCTTACGTAAGCGACTTTATGATATTACGAAAGTACCCGACGAGATTGACCAAGTAGTTACTAAAAATATTTACGACCTTATAAAAGAACGTAGAGGTTCTGAAATGAATAGTAATTATGGTGTGAGTATATTACTAGATCAATATATTGTTAATGTGCTGCCCGAGGGAAGTAGAGAAACAAAGTCTGTGCTAGTATACCAAGTTACTGCAGAAAACGGTATAGAGGAGTTGAAGGAATTTAACTTAGCACGAGGAAATAGTCTTAACATAATTAAAGCCGAAATAGTTAAACCTGATGGAAATATAGTACCTGGCGAAAAAAATTATAATACTATTGTGTTTACAAATTTGGCTGTTAACGATGTAGTGTATATAGAATATGAGAATGCCGTTAACGGATATGGTCGTTTTTATAAAGATTTTACAGAAACCTATACTTTTAACGGGGCATACCCAGTTCATCAAGCATTATTTAGTATAATATACCCTGAAAATGTAACATTTGCATACGATGTTATGAATGGTGAAGTACCTAATACAACCCAAAAAATAAACGGGCGCAATTGTATTACTTGGGAAAAGAAAAACATACCAACTATGCCACTCTACGAGAGTTTCTCACCAGAGTATAATGATATAGCAATGCAAATACGTATTAGCAGTATAAAGTCATGGTCTGATATTTCTAATTGGTATGCCGATTTAGTAAAGAAAAATTTAGACATGGATCGTATTGCACTCGAAACGTACGACGAAATTTTTCCCAAAGGCGTAACAAACCTAACAGAAGAAGAAATTGCTTATAAAATATATGAGTATATAGAAAATAATATAACCTATAGCTCTTTAGATTTTAGACAAAGCGGTTATGTGCCTCAAAAACCATCTAAAACCATTAGCACCAAGCTAGGCGATTGTAAAGATGTTTCTACCTTATTTGTAGCAATGGCACAAAAGGCAGGGTTAAAAGCAAACTTGGTTTTAGTGCTAACATCCGATAATGGTACAGAAGGGCTTAAACTCCCCGCAATAAACTTTAACCACTGTATAGTAAAAGTAAACTTTGAGGATAAAGATTATTTTATAGAGCTAACAGATAAGTACCTGCCTTTTAAAACAATGCCCATGAGCCTGTATAATGCAAAAGCATTGGTAGTATCTTTTGATAAAAAAGAAAACGAAAAAAGTAAGGTTATTAACGTACCAGCCAACAACAAACGTCAGAATATAAAAACAACAACAACTACCATAAAAGTAGCGGATGATGTTAAGTACTATACTTCTAGGCACCAAGTTAAAGGATTAGCCAACTCCTATTACAACGAGTTATTTTCTGAAGCTACTACAGCAGATGTAAGAAACAAAGAGTTTGAAGAGAGTATTAATAGTAAACTTAATAAGGTAGTATTGTTACAAGATGCCAAACTTATTGGTAAAAATGATAAGTTTAAAGATGAAATGAACTTTGAAATACAGTTTTCGGTAACCGAAAAGTTACAATCAGTAGGAAGCCTAAAAATAATGGAAATTCCTTACCTCGATAAAGTATATACAAGAGATGTTATTGCAAAAGAAAAGCGAAACTTCGATATCCTGTACACACGCTATGAAGATGCCAACGAATACGATACAGAAGTAATATTAACTATTGAAGAGGGCAAAAAGTTTACAGAAATTCCAGAAAATAAAACACTCTCGTTTAAAAAACATCAGTACAGCATAAAATATGAGCTGGTTAATCCTACCACATTAAAAGTAACCCGAAAGGTACAATTGCCTTGGGATACCATTACAACAGAAGAATATGCTGAATATAAAAAATATGTAGAAGAAGCTATTGCAGCAGAAGAATCGATAGTAGGATTTAAATAA
- a CDS encoding protein-L-isoaspartate(D-aspartate) O-methyltransferase gives MKDTSKHQGLRNQLVSVLEQKGITDKNVLNAISKIPRHLFLDSSFADYAYQDKAFPIGAGQTISQPYTVAFQSQLLQVERDHKVLEIGTGSGYQTAVLYMMGAKVYSIERQNELFKTTSLLLPKLGIRPKHLSFGDGYKGLPNYAPFDSIIVTAGAPTIPQPLMAQLKIGGRLVIPVGDDPQIMTMLVRKNETQFEKHEFGEFRFVPLLENKN, from the coding sequence TTGAAAGATACATCAAAGCATCAGGGGCTTAGAAATCAGCTTGTTAGTGTTTTAGAGCAAAAGGGCATTACCGATAAAAACGTGCTTAATGCTATAAGTAAAATACCAAGACATTTGTTTTTGGACTCTAGCTTTGCCGATTATGCCTACCAAGATAAGGCGTTCCCCATAGGAGCAGGGCAAACCATATCGCAGCCTTACACGGTAGCATTTCAGTCACAGTTATTACAGGTAGAGCGCGACCACAAAGTGCTTGAAATTGGTACAGGGTCTGGTTACCAAACTGCCGTACTTTACATGATGGGTGCTAAAGTATACAGTATAGAGCGCCAGAATGAGCTTTTTAAAACCACATCGTTACTACTACCAAAATTGGGTATACGCCCCAAACACCTTTCGTTTGGCGATGGTTATAAAGGTTTACCCAATTACGCCCCTTTTGATAGTATTATAGTTACAGCAGGTGCACCAACAATACCACAGCCATTAATGGCACAATTAAAAATAGGAGGCAGGTTGGTAATACCTGTGGGCGATGACCCTCAGATTATGACAATGTTAGTCCGTAAAAACGAAACGCAGTTTGAAAAGCACGAGTTTGGCGAGTTTCGTTTTGTACCACTTTTAGAAAATAAAAATTAA